Proteins from a single region of Diorhabda sublineata isolate icDioSubl1.1 chromosome 2, icDioSubl1.1, whole genome shotgun sequence:
- the LOC130453036 gene encoding uncharacterized protein LOC130453036 yields MNEYGTEITVKEVDTVLSNIENKYSSIKNFPSSNDELEENLSVLSKEFDSIGITPIDFSQPLPKMFEELVCNARSLVQIHRKTLAQMKDTNITSQSNNVKNSYLHKVVENYQTKIDFYENKSATQQNRIEVLEQKVRELRKRETELKNEMEKVKRYHMEQSNDNMRKIKKLLEENRKLKEKESLVTPHSKDEILLKFLAKYRKNEDIYKTTIQELEENNRQLVKKIVEMKCREELN; encoded by the exons atGAATGAATATGGTACTGAAATCACTGTAAAAGAGGTAGATACAGTTTTATCCaatatagaaaacaaatattcttcaattaaaaattttcccaGTAGCAATGATgaacttgaagaaaatttgtCAGTTCTCTCAAAAGAATTTGATTCCATTGGTATTACTCCGATTGATTTTTCACAACCACTTCCAAAAATGTTTGAGGAACTTGTTTGTAATGCTAGAAGCTTAGTACAAATACACAGAAAAACTTTAG caCAAATGAAAGATACAAATATAACCAGTCAAAgtaataatgttaaaaatagCTATTTACACAAAGTGGTTGAAAATTATCAAacgaaaatagatttttatgaaaacaaaagtGCGACACAACAAAATAGAATAGAAGTTCTAGAACAGAAAGTGAGAGAATTGAGAAAAAGGGaaactgaattaaaaaatgaaatggaGAAGGTTAAAAGGTACCACATGGAACAGAGCAATgataatatgagaaaaattaaaaaacttctagaagaaaatagaaaattaaaagaaaaagaatcaCTTGTCACACCTCATTCCAAAGatgaaattttactaaaattcttagctaaatacagaaaaaatgaaGACATCTACAAAACAACTATTCAAGAATTGGAAGAAAATAACAGACagttagtgaaaaaaattgttgaaatgaaATGCAGAGAAGAACTAAACTGA
- the LOC130440775 gene encoding acyl-CoA-binding domain-containing protein 5 produces MTTEQKFNAAVNVIRSLPKNGSYQPSNDLMLRFYGYYKQATNGPCTGSRPAFWDLVGRAKYDAWKSLGDMTKQEAMNKYVNELHTIVETMSYSDKVANFLEAPTNELDSINIDDLELIAGDVLERVRSQPNSPLASREGSPIRFGSKSASSTSTPSVSNSTPDESDHSDDEYIDTIENPVPLRNNTYNETIPNGYVNNSQSQHIARPKIKSTSNIDISQEITKAVQSLRVDIEKLSQKVSTLESSKTSLVARQRGMFSGVSKQFLVFVIIWPFITHLILNRYYSRRN; encoded by the exons gaTCATATCAACCTAGTAACGATTTGATGTTAAGATTTTATGGTTATTATAAACAAGCTACAAATGGTCCCTGTACTGGTTCCCGTCCGGCATTTTGGGATCTCGTCGGTAGAGCTAAATATGATGCATGGAAAAGTCTTGGTGATATGACTAAACAGGAAGCTATGAATAAATATGTTAACGAACTTCATAC AATAGTTGAAACTATGAGTTATTCAGATAAAGTCGCCAATTTCTTAGAAGCTCCTACCAATGAATTGGACTCAATTAATATTGACGATTTAGAGCTAATAGCTGGAGATGTTTTGGAGAGGGTGAGATCACAGCCAAATTCCCCTTTGG CATCCAGAGAAGGTTCTCCAATTCGGTTTGGATCTAAAAGTGCTAGCTCTACGTCAACTCCTTCTGTATCTAATAGTACACCAGATGAATCTGATCACAGTGATGATGAATATATTGACACAATCGAG aatcCTGTTCCATTAAGAAATAACACGTACAATGAAACCATCCCAAACGGATATGTTAACAATTCTCAAAGTCAACATATTGCGAGGCCAAAAATTAAATCAacttcaaatattgatatatccCAGGAAATCACAAAAGCAGTTCAAAGTCTTCGTGTAGATATTGagaaattatcacaaaaagtcAGTACTTTGGAATCATCAAAAACATCGCTAGTTGCAAGACAAAGGGGAATGTTCTCAGGAGTATCGaaacaatttttggtttttgtaataatttggCCTTTTATCACTCACCTTATTTTAAATCGATATTATTCTAGACGAAACTAA